A part of Pantoea vagans genomic DNA contains:
- a CDS encoding GNAT family N-acetyltransferase has product MQLDFRQVREDETDVYLALMHAAYAPVKALGIKFDAATADRAMALRHLQSHGVYALYADEKMVSSVTVRYPWGPLPGPFGLPHIGWFGAHPDYPGQQFGRQVLERVEQAILIGQLRAPAVSLGTATSHPWLQAMYLKRGFLPMHTRDLGKGHITLYMKKVLDPVAHDAWLSRQTAAQGNPQ; this is encoded by the coding sequence ATGCAACTCGATTTTCGTCAGGTCAGAGAAGACGAAACAGATGTTTATCTGGCGCTGATGCATGCGGCTTATGCGCCGGTGAAAGCGCTGGGCATTAAGTTTGATGCCGCCACCGCAGACCGCGCTATGGCTCTGCGCCACCTGCAGAGCCACGGGGTGTATGCGCTCTATGCTGATGAGAAGATGGTCTCGTCAGTGACCGTCCGCTATCCCTGGGGGCCGCTGCCCGGCCCGTTTGGTCTGCCGCATATTGGCTGGTTCGGCGCGCACCCTGACTATCCCGGCCAGCAGTTTGGTCGTCAGGTGCTGGAACGGGTCGAACAGGCGATTCTGATCGGTCAGCTGCGTGCTCCTGCGGTCTCGCTGGGAACGGCCACCAGTCACCCCTGGCTGCAGGCGATGTACCTGAAGCGCGGCTTCCTGCCAATGCATACCCGCGACCTCGGCAAGGGTCATATCACCCTCTATATGAAGAAAGTACTGGACCCGGTGGCACACGATGCCTGGCTGAGCCGCCAGACAGCAGCACAAGGAAACCCACAATGA
- a CDS encoding iron-containing alcohol dehydrogenase family protein: MLAITSPRAYAHEAGLRARVGEFIKPYASHIRILTSPHAWQAVNPELSQSLEASGIHWQLDYLAGECTEEAIARVKQQTEQQGAELLLAIGGGRVLDAAKAAASQLPALTLVNFATQAATCAAWSPIAIIYNEAGGHQRSQPLGKMPELLLVDSEVIARSDVRFLKAGIVDALAKYYEFRPYQRHNPDDLALDLKVMTARQAADVFQQYGEAAIAACQQQRVTPELVKVIDASIVLAGLANSVRDALPTPGLAHAIHNRLTHQPELHHWLHGEKVGFSLLVQSLIEHGGEPDAELLALLRYYGMPLKLPALPGDRDTALRNIAQQIKFPKACAERLPFTVSASTLEQALLATDTLL; encoded by the coding sequence GTGTTAGCGATTACTTCTCCGCGAGCCTATGCACATGAGGCGGGCCTGCGTGCACGCGTCGGTGAGTTTATTAAACCCTACGCCAGCCATATCCGGATATTGACCTCGCCGCACGCGTGGCAGGCGGTTAATCCGGAATTAAGCCAGAGTCTTGAGGCATCGGGCATTCACTGGCAGCTGGATTATTTAGCGGGTGAATGTACTGAAGAGGCGATTGCCCGCGTAAAACAGCAAACCGAACAGCAGGGCGCAGAGTTGCTGCTGGCGATTGGCGGTGGACGGGTGCTGGATGCTGCCAAAGCCGCCGCCAGCCAGTTACCGGCACTTACGCTGGTTAACTTTGCTACTCAGGCAGCGACCTGTGCCGCCTGGTCACCGATTGCCATCATCTATAACGAAGCGGGCGGGCATCAGCGCAGCCAGCCTCTGGGCAAAATGCCGGAACTGTTGCTGGTGGACAGTGAGGTCATTGCCCGAAGCGACGTGCGCTTTCTGAAAGCGGGCATTGTGGATGCGTTGGCAAAATATTACGAATTCCGCCCTTACCAGCGACATAACCCCGACGATCTGGCGCTGGATTTAAAGGTGATGACCGCGCGGCAGGCGGCAGATGTGTTTCAGCAATATGGCGAGGCCGCGATAGCCGCCTGCCAGCAGCAGCGGGTCACACCCGAACTGGTCAAAGTCATCGATGCCAGTATCGTGCTGGCCGGGCTGGCGAACAGCGTGCGCGACGCGCTGCCGACGCCAGGGCTGGCGCATGCCATCCATAATCGTCTGACCCACCAGCCGGAACTCCATCACTGGCTGCACGGCGAAAAAGTGGGCTTCAGCCTGCTGGTGCAGTCGCTGATTGAGCATGGCGGGGAGCCGGATGCTGAACTGCTGGCGCTGCTGCGCTATTACGGCATGCCACTCAAGCTTCCTGCATTGCCGGGCGATCGTGACACCGCGCTGCGCAACATTGCGCAGCAGATTAAATTTCCCAAAGCCTGCGCAGAACGCCTGCCGTTTACCGTCTCTGCCAGCACGCTGGAACAGGCACTGCTGGCGACCGACACCCTTCTTTAA